CCAGGAGTTGGCCAAAAGATATGAGGCTTCTTCCGGCGTAAAAGTAAATTTTGAACTCTACGCGCCATCGGATGCCTACGCGCAGAAGGTGCGCGCTGCTGCCCAGGGGCAAAACCTTCCTGATATTTTTGGCGTGCTGGGCGAGACGCGGGATTTCGCGTCCTTTATAAAGGCGGGCCATGTCTTGGGCCTGACCTCCTATATGGATGCAGACAGCGCTAAATGGCGTAATACTTTTTTCAGTAAGGCCCTGGCAGTAAACGGATTCTCCGACGGTAACAGCTACGGCATCAAACCCGGCATTTACGGCGTACCCATAGATATTATGACCATCCAGATGGTCTATAACAAGGATTTATTCAAGAAATTAGGGCTTAACCCCAATGCGCCTCCGGAAACTTTTGCGCAATTCCTGGAGATAGGAAAAAAGATATCCGCCACAAATCGTGGCGGATCGGGCGGAAAAGAGGCAAAGATGCAGGGCCTGGTTTCCGGGTGGGGAGAGATATGGATGATAGATTGTTTAGCAAACAATTACGCTTTTAATATCATGGGCGAGGACAAGGTATTGGCCACCATAAAAGGTGAGATTCCCTATACCGATCCCGATTGGGTCAGGGTATTAACGCTTTTTAAGGAGATGCAGGATTCGGGGGTTTTATATAACGGATTGGTGACCATGGCCAATAAGAACGCGGAGCAGTTATTTGCTAACGGAAGGGCGGTCTTTGCCTTTAACGGTTCATGGTGCGTAAATGTATATAAGTCCATGAATCCGCGCCTGGATTACGCCGCAATGCTCCTGCCAAAGGCCTCGGAAAAATTTCCGGTGAGTATCTGGGGAGGCGCCGGTTCTTCATTTATGGTAAGCGCTAAATCAAAAAATAAAGAAGAGGCAGTAAATTTTTTAAAATGGCTTACTGACCGCAGCCAAC
This Candidatus Omnitrophota bacterium DNA region includes the following protein-coding sequences:
- a CDS encoding extracellular solute-binding protein; protein product: MKRICCAFLFVFCSFLCLAGCVPQQSDKYQTTLTVWHWMTDREEAFQELAKRYEASSGVKVNFELYAPSDAYAQKVRAAAQGQNLPDIFGVLGETRDFASFIKAGHVLGLTSYMDADSAKWRNTFFSKALAVNGFSDGNSYGIKPGIYGVPIDIMTIQMVYNKDLFKKLGLNPNAPPETFAQFLEIGKKISATNRGGSGGKEAKMQGLVSGWGEIWMIDCLANNYAFNIMGEDKVLATIKGEIPYTDPDWVRVLTLFKEMQDSGVLYNGLVTMANKNAEQLFANGRAVFAFNGSWCVNVYKSMNPRLDYAAMLLPKASEKFPVSIWGGAGSSFMVSAKSKNKEEAVNFLKWLTDRSQQAYLAQTTSNPPANKEALSEIPPVLAQFADDMEYATHPNTWGVSESPQVIETFNRGIQSIIIGEKSPEQVAQETQKIKEKELAKKKR